A stretch of Henckelia pumila isolate YLH828 chromosome 4, ASM3356847v2, whole genome shotgun sequence DNA encodes these proteins:
- the LOC140867590 gene encoding small polypeptide DEVIL 4-like yields the protein MGCPPSISDHIRRSKKRLSSRKLRRFLKEERGRLYIIRRCVVMLICWRD from the coding sequence ATGGGATGTCCACCTTCAATATCAGATCATATCAGAAGATCGAAGAAAAGATTATCAAGCAGAAAATTGAGAAGATTTCTCAAGGAAGAAAGAGGGAGGCTCTACATTATAAGAAGATGCGTGGTGATGCTTATTTGCTGGCGCGATTGA